A segment of the Neoarius graeffei isolate fNeoGra1 chromosome 5, fNeoGra1.pri, whole genome shotgun sequence genome:
tataaTACACAGATTATCATGATGTAACAGTGCGTCCTGCTAATTAGCATATTCATAGTTTATGTTAATTGATATCTGTAATTATAGTTATAATATTTcaccaatatgaaatttgataaaTACTCTTCCCGTAATTTATAACACTTCGTGGTTCGCTTTATAATTTAATAATGATCCCAAATAAAAGATCCAAAAATCCACATTATTGCAGCATTATTATGAAATATGTTAATTAATATTCATAAGCCATAATTATCATAATATTACTCCATAACAATAAGGATACATCAAtccactaaataaaaaaaaaaacatcaattcaGATATTTAAATTCATGAACTAGATAATCTCCCTGCGGAAAAGCACATCATATTAATCACGATGCTAATTACAATCGATTAATATTCATCAGAATGCTAATTAACACCCACGACAACAAGGCTAAAAGATGTTATATAATAACAATAGTTTCTTCCGAAGTTCTCCGTTTGCCCAAAAGATgatcttttaatgtaaaattaatAATCACAGAATGAAGATTCCATTCTTGAAAAAGGAATTCTGGGAAAATACAGATGTCATTTTTTCATCGTCACTGATGACATACTTGTTCACCGTCTTCGTCTTTAGCTCGAGAGGTAAGACTGAGGTCCGAGTGTGCACATGTCACCGGAGTctactgggggggaaaaaagaagaagaatttcTGGAAAGAGAAAAGTGTTGAACTGAGGAATGTGATTGCATTTTATTATGATTTATTACACGATGATGTCATAAGTGGAGCCGAATATCGTTATAAGATCTGAAACCATAAAATATTTTACCCATGTTATATAGAAGTACTGGGAGAGAAATGCAGCATCGGTACAGTTGAGAAGTGATTTTTGATTTATAATGAGTTGATTATCATTTGCTGTTTGTGAATGAAAATTTGCATATGTGAATATCATTCATGAGCTTACTTATCATGTTCATGAATATGTAAATCAATAATTCTCATACTGAGCTCATGACTGAGTGGATTCAACATGACTGGAAGTTATTTATGTAACATTTGCAGAGATCGTTAGCAGAGATAAATAATGAGCTAATCATCAttttgatttttattattattattattattattattattatgtcactGGATTAAAATTGATCCGAACTCAATCATTTATGATGTTGCGTGGAACAACTTCTTGCTCTTTCACCTTTTTTGGCCTCCGCACTCAAGGCCTTGAAGTGCTGCTCCGTCTGGATGTGATTAGCATGATTAGCCTTTAGCATCGTCATCTCAGGAGCGTGTTTATGAATCGAGCCGTAGCGCAGGATCCCTTGGCCAAAGTTCCCGTAATTGGCATAATTGCCGTAAAAAGGGGACGTGTAATAAATCGGCCTGGCCAAGATGGACGCCGAGGGAGCTGAGCCTGATTGGCTGGAGGTCCAAATCCCGCCCCCCGAGGGGCAGTTCTGACTCTGGAGTGGTTGTTTGGAGTCTGAAGTGGCGATTTCAGCCAACGACCAGAGCTTGGGCTTGGGATTTTGGCTCTGGACGTCAGCGCAGGTCTTGTTTTTGTCGCGATGTGCGTCCAAGAGCGGTGCCTCCACGCCGGTCAGAGGCGAAGAAGTCATGGGTTTGGGCGACAGACCCTCGTGACCCGAGGTCAGGTCGATCTCAGAGTGTTTCTCTTTTGCTTCGGGAGCAGATTTGCAGGAGAAGTCGTCGATCCTGCAGAGGACTTTCTCTCCATCCGACTCGGCCGAGTGGTCCGTCAGAGAGTCCACGTGGAGGCTGATACCTGGGGAGACAAATCTGCGTTAGTCGAGtcagactttttaaaaaaatgtatcaaACTTTAGCTAAATGGTCTGAAAGGTTTCTGTTGGACAAACAACTGCTGAAGGGAATTATGGAGGTTTTAACATCTGgctgatattatattatattatattatattatattatattatattatattatattatattatattatattatataaatgTCAATATATATGTTTGCCAACAAAGTGACAGAAAACACCAGACCTGTATTTTTCAAGGAAGAAATAATGATTTTTGTGATCTTTATTTCCAAAAAAGGAAGTAAAATGTTGATTGACACAAAAACTTGTGTCCTGTTCTGTTTATGAAGCAGCGCTCATCCCTCCAGGACTCTGGGAACTTCATATCATGACACGATTTCTCACGGCATTTATTTATCTCAGGTCATTATATCGCACAGCTTTAAGCTGATATTATAATTTAACATTAACATATTTCTGTATGGACTGTTTGCTTTTTTTAGCTTAAAAATTCAAGTGTGTGCTTCACCCTTCATGACACACAAACCTCCAGAAACTCCAATTATTTCAGGcaaatatttaaatattaaaggtgcttcgagttcattaaaaaaaaaaaacactgacgtGTTCAGTCAGTCATCAATCTTTTTGATTCCTGACTCGTCCAAATATGGTCAAATTAAAAACAGTGGATGAAGCTGTGACCTGAGCAGAAGTGCACAAAGTGATGGAGAAACCCGTTGGGAAAACTGACTTCCGGTCCGGAATGCTCGTTTATGTTTGGATGTGCGTCCTGTCAATCATTTAACAAACCAGTGAAGATCCTGGGGGCGGGGCTTCATGAACATGGGTGAGAAGGAGCTCCAATATAAGAGAATTAATGTTGAAAAAAAAGACGAATCTTCCAGAATGTTCCTTGAAGTTAAAAATGATCAGTAGTGAGTTAACATGTCCAAGTTGAGAATCAtgttttcgaaaaaaaaaaaagtccgaaATTTCAGTTCTTCAAAAATGAAGTCTCGtgagaatgagattttttttcaaaaagcacTTTTCTGAACATTTGTGTCAAAAAACAAGCAAtgcttaaaaaaacagtgaaacttTTATAAAACTGTCACGTGATTTGAGATAATAGTTgatcatgatttttttaaaaaaaagaacccaaAATAATACAACATAATATGGCTATGTCGAGTATACTTTCCATTTTGTTCATATGACTTGATCATGATTTGTCGCAAAACAACTGTTTGTCTTTCTCCATTTTGTGGACGCATCATTCCAGttttccagctgttttcagtgcatCAAGAACAaaaagaaccaaaacaaactTATAAAAGTCTGAAATTTGAGGAAATTTCACCAGATGTGTAAAATATCACCAACTCCATCTGAAAGATTTTCAAAAACGCGTCGTTTACAGAATTTGGGTTCCGATCTGTCTGACGATCATCCCGACACTCGCACCTCGAACCTGATCTCCTGTGTGTCCTTGAAATGACCTTCAAACATTTCCAACAAAATCACCTTGAAAAGTCATTATTTAAGCCTCACTGGATTTCTGGGCGTGGCCTCGAGACACAGGCCAAATCTAATGGAACAGAAACACGTTGAATATGACGTGATGTTGGAGATGATTTGTAAAATCTTCATTTCTGATTTTTTGTTACACAACTCACAAATTAATCACAACTTCAACTTCAACACCATGTCCaaatttgtattttttaaataaacaaacaaacaaacaaaccatcatgtgttgtcttttaaagAAAGTAATGCGgttattttttaaatgtaaacacAGATATAAATAAATCATGGTTTTATCTGTGTTTGCTGGGTTTCATGGTGGATGTGAAGGTTGTGTTGGTTTGTAAACGGCTTCCTTTGGACGGGAAAATTGAATGAAATTAAACAGAATTTATACATTTTTACACATCATATAAATATATCTAATTCATTTATTGTTGGTTTTAATTCTTTAAAATTCTGGGAatacaataaattaaaaaaaatcaaataacttttgtgttcttgtttttggaatatgaaataattgtattattattattattattattattattgatgaatGTACCCTCATCCTCGGCGGAAGCGTCTCCGTTGTCCGCGTGCTTGtcgtcctcctcttcctcctcgtcTTTCCGCTCGGCGCGCGCTCCTTCCTCCTCGTCCTCGTCCTCGCTCTTGGCTCGCGCGCCCCACGTCACCTTGTTCTCCTTCTTGAGTCTCCGTCTGGCGTTGGCGAACCATGTGGACACCTGCGTGAGCGTCATCTTGGTGATGATGGCCAGCATGATCTTCTCGCCCTTGGTGGGGTACGGGTTCTTCCGGTGCTCGTTCAGCCAGGCCTTCAGCGTGCTCGTGGCGTCGCGTGTGGCGTTCTTCCGGTACGCGGGGTCGTTGAGCTGGTACGGGGGAGGCGGGAAACCCGCGCTGCCGTAGGGCGGGAAACCGAGCGGAGCCGCCATGGCCGAGGGAGGGGGGTCATAGGGagaggcctgacacacacacacacacacacacacacgggagaaAAGCGGTCTTCAAAccccaccaataataataataataataataataataaccaataTCAATGTAActattcatttatttaaattttaaacGTCTCCCTGAAATCGAattcaacaaataaaaaaataaaattattattattattattattattattattattattattattattattattattcctgtaaATTGGAACACCTCCAACTAAAtggaataaatacagatataaataTGTAAACGAATAAAAACATTTGAACAATTTGTTCTCGAAAAAAATTGTTCAAACCGGTTGTTGTTGTCTCTTAGTTTATTCATAGGTCATTTGGAATTTTCAGAAGAAggtgtacattattattattattattattattattattattattattattgtgcatCACTGAAATTAAAAAATGgtttataaataaatttaaataaataaagtcaagaAATGTCTTTATAACGTGATCGATATTATTTAAATGATctaaacttaataataataataataataataataataataataataataataataataatgaggttTTAATGAGTGATAATCGGTTCAAGAATAATCACATTAAACTGAAGATCATTCTACTTCCGTTTCCCCTAATCACCGCTccgggtcgtgtgtgtgtgtgtgtgtgtgtgtgtgtgtgtgtgtgtgtgtgtgtgtcgctgaaCCGCAGTATTAAAGTAAATCCGATTAAGATTCTGGAGTCGGGTTTTAAATCCGTGTCATTTGCGTCTTAATTCCGCTTTTCTTCCTCTTTCAGCTGCGCAAATTTCACTCCGCTTTCCTGTCAGGCTGTGAAAGCGCGCGCTGCCTCCTTTCTCCTTTTCCTTCTCTTTAGTTTCAGTTGGATTTTGATCGGATGGGATTTTGAACCTGTTCAGCAGCGCCAGCGTCACTGATGGTCGGGAAATAAATGTCGCTTTTCTTCATCTCAGATTCACACTGGGATGGTTTTATTACACAGATATTTAGGGGATTAAAGCTCTGTGTGGAAATTATTTATTCACGTTAAAGACAACCAGGATGCacaaaatatctctctctctctctctctctttctctctctctctctctctcctttttgagAGCAATCACTTTGTTTTGATTTGATCAGTCAATAAATCTCTGCGGTTCCTCTCCATCCTGTCCTGTCTGTAATAGGGATTCGAGCTCATACACAGCAAGCACCATAAACAATCACCAACAATCACTTTTATCCCAGAGTTACTTCTACATTTTTACTTATTTATTCAAGAAATTAAACGAAATCAGAAAGCAGCTCTCCGGAATTCAACTCCAGATcggaaatttatttatttgcggCTTTCTGTTTGCGACATTTCTTTCTATCGAGCAAATCCTGAGCTCATTGTGCATCAGGCAGGGGGTTCGAGTCTCACTCTCCTTCATCAAGCTGGAGTTTCATCCTGTCGAGGAAAATTACAGACAGGTTCAGACAGAACCCCTCAACATATCAGTTTAAAGTGATTTAAAGTTGTGCGTGCTGAAGTGAAACTGCTCTACAGACGGATTTGCTTCATTTcattcatatttttattttttatttttgctgagattCAGTGTTCCCGCGACTCCTGCAGTGCACAATTCCCACGAGTGTTCTTTTATTCATTATGATGATTATTTtcgcaataaaagaaaaaaaatccgtattttttgtcctttttcctCTCCAAACGGagcaagaaaacaaaaacaaacaaacaaacaaacaaacaaacaaacaaacaaacaaacaaacaaacaaaaaacacccttCATGAGCGCGTGCGTTAATTGTGTTAATTAATTGTGaggtgggtttctttctttctttctttctttctttctttctttctttctttctttctttctttctttctttctcctcctcccAGTGAGAGTGAGGCATCAAGAAGGAATAAACACACAGGAAATAAATCACACACCAGAGTTCATCAGGCCTCACAccactcataataataataataataataataataataataataataataataataataataataaagtcacgTGATGCAGGATTTTCTCTGCCTCTCTGTGAGGAGGATAATGAGCTCGCGCGAGTGATTTCTCAGACCGATTCAACAAAACGGTGCAGTTTAGCGCGTGCGGTTCATTCCATCAGGGAgcagaacaaaataaaacaaaacaaaacaaaacaaaacaaaacaaaacaaaacaaaacaaaacaaaacaaaacgccGTTAAACAACATCGATAGAAATAAAACCGTTTGTCACGGAGGCGTTAAATTCACTCAGGAGAAAAACAATagctgaaaaaaagaaagaaaaagccgAAAAAGGTGCACGCGGtcacaacagtgtgtgtgtgtgtgtgtgtgtgtgtgtgtgtgtgtgtgtgtgtgt
Coding sequences within it:
- the irx2a gene encoding iroquois-class homeodomain protein IRX-2a isoform X1, translating into MSYPQGYLYQPAPGSLALYPLRSEELELAARCSSSSSSSSSSSSSSSTGSAFTPYPASAAFTASATGGFASALTYHPDPATGFPSYMASPYDPPPSAMAAPLGFPPYGSAGFPPPPYQLNDPAYRKNATRDATSTLKAWLNEHRKNPYPTKGEKIMLAIITKMTLTQVSTWFANARRRLKKENKVTWGARAKSEDEDEEEGARAERKDEEEEEDDKHADNGDASAEDEGISLHVDSLTDHSAESDGEKVLCRIDDFSCKSAPEAKEKHSEIDLTSGHEGLSPKPMTSSPLTGVEAPLLDAHRDKNKTCADVQSQNPKPKLWSLAEIATSDSKQPLQSQNCPSGGGIWTSSQSGSAPSASILARPIYYTSPFYGNYANYGNFGQGILRYGSIHKHAPEMTMLKANHANHIQTEQHFKALSAEAKKVDSGDMCTLGPQSYLSS
- the irx2a gene encoding iroquois-class homeodomain protein IRX-2a isoform X2; amino-acid sequence: MSYPQGYLYQPAPGSLALYPLRSEELELAARCSSSSSSSSSSSSSSSTGSAFTPYPASAAFTASATGGFASALTYHPDPATGFPSYMASPYDPPPSAMAAPLGFPPYGSAGFPPPPYQLNDPAYRKNATRDATSTLKAWLNEHRKNPYPTKGEKIMLAIITKMTLTQVSTWFANARRRLKKENKVTWGARAKSEDEDEEEGARAERKDEEEEEDDKHADNGDASAEDEGISLHVDSLTDHSAESDGEKVLCRIDDFSCKSAPEAKEKHSEIDLTSGHEGLSPKPMTSSPLTGVEAPLLDAHRDKNKTCADVQSQNPKPKLWSLAEIATSDSKQPLQSQNCPSGGGIWTSSQSGSAPSASILARPIYYTSPFYGNYANYGNFGQGILRYGSIHKHAPEMTMLKANHANHIQTEQHFKALSAEAKKDSGDMCTLGPQSYLSS